In one Denitratisoma sp. genomic region, the following are encoded:
- the ccoG gene encoding cytochrome c oxidase accessory protein CcoG translates to MAQPAPKPESTGAKVIPIKEASLYEAHKKIYARSVSGRFATWRWILVWVTQIVYYGLCWLEWNGRQAVLFDLVERKFYIFGLVFWPQDVFYLAVLLIISALSLFLFTAVAGRLFCGYACPQTVYTEVFMWVEKLIEGDRPARMKLDAAPMNANKLARKAAKHAVWLAIALWTGFTFVGYFTPIKTLAGSVMSWHLGPWETFWIFFYGFATWGNAGFMREQVCKYMCPYARFQGVMFDPDTLIVTYDAERGEPRGARSKKADHKAAGKGDCVDCGICVQVCPTGIDIRDGLQYECIGCSACIDACDQVMDKMGYPQGLIRYSTEHALAERWGSKQIVAHILRPRTLLYGAVLATIIGAAAVGLTMRQPLKVDVIRDRATLAREVEGGLIENVYRLQIMNLAEEPRRFALAVTGLNGIQLATESIVEIPPAATQAVSVRVRVEPDAGKRGSNLIHFEVRALNHDEVFVREKASFLLP, encoded by the coding sequence ATGGCGCAGCCCGCCCCCAAGCCGGAAAGCACCGGCGCCAAGGTTATTCCGATCAAGGAAGCATCCCTCTACGAAGCGCACAAGAAGATCTATGCGCGCAGCGTGAGCGGTCGGTTTGCCACCTGGCGCTGGATACTCGTCTGGGTCACGCAGATCGTTTACTACGGCCTTTGCTGGCTGGAATGGAACGGCCGCCAGGCCGTGCTGTTCGACCTGGTCGAGCGAAAGTTCTACATCTTCGGCCTGGTGTTCTGGCCGCAGGACGTGTTCTACCTGGCCGTCCTGCTCATTATTTCCGCGCTGTCACTGTTTCTGTTCACCGCCGTCGCCGGCCGGCTGTTCTGCGGATATGCCTGCCCGCAAACCGTCTACACCGAAGTTTTTATGTGGGTGGAGAAGCTCATCGAAGGCGACCGGCCGGCTCGAATGAAACTCGATGCGGCGCCAATGAACGCCAACAAGCTCGCCCGCAAGGCGGCCAAACATGCAGTCTGGCTGGCGATCGCGTTGTGGACCGGTTTCACCTTCGTCGGCTATTTCACGCCGATCAAGACGCTGGCCGGCTCGGTGATGAGCTGGCATCTCGGCCCCTGGGAAACCTTCTGGATCTTCTTCTACGGCTTCGCCACTTGGGGCAATGCCGGCTTCATGCGCGAGCAGGTGTGCAAGTACATGTGCCCCTACGCCCGCTTCCAGGGCGTCATGTTCGACCCGGACACCCTGATCGTCACCTACGACGCGGAGCGCGGCGAACCGCGCGGGGCACGTTCGAAGAAGGCCGATCACAAGGCCGCCGGCAAGGGCGACTGCGTCGATTGCGGCATCTGCGTACAGGTCTGCCCGACCGGCATCGACATTCGCGATGGACTGCAGTACGAATGCATCGGCTGTTCGGCCTGCATCGACGCCTGCGACCAAGTGATGGACAAGATGGGCTATCCGCAAGGGCTGATCCGCTACTCCACCGAACATGCCCTGGCCGAGCGTTGGGGCAGCAAGCAGATCGTCGCCCACATCCTGCGGCCGCGCACGCTGCTCTATGGTGCCGTCCTGGCCACGATCATCGGCGCCGCTGCGGTGGGACTGACTATGCGCCAGCCGCTCAAGGTGGATGTCATCCGCGACCGGGCAACGCTTGCCCGGGAGGTAGAGGGCGGCCTGATCGAGAACGTCTACCGCCTGCAGATCATGAACCTGGCCGAGGAACCGCGCCGCTTCGCATTGGCCGTGACCGGCCTCAATGGCATCCAGCTCGCCACTGAATCCATCGTCGAAATTCCACCCGCTGCCACCCAGGCTGTTTCCGTGCGTGTGCGCGTAGAGCCTGACGCAGGAAAACGCGGGTCCAATCTCATCCATTTCGAGGTGCGCGCACTCAACCACGATGAGGTTTTCGTGCGAGAGAAGGCGAGCTTCCTGCTGCCATGA
- a CDS encoding FixH family protein, with protein sequence MNPVAQDRRPWYRHPWPWILMAGPAVVVIAGIITAWIAATTNDGLVADDYYKQGLAVNQRLARDDAAAAIQLEARLRLTANRMDVRLVSRTGAPLPSRLRITLAHPTRGGEDQKLILEGEKGAYSGAMSALGPGRWQVVVEDEANNWRLAGSVQLPDSPETLLMAAGKK encoded by the coding sequence ATGAATCCAGTCGCCCAGGACCGCCGCCCATGGTATCGCCACCCCTGGCCCTGGATCCTGATGGCCGGGCCAGCCGTGGTGGTGATCGCCGGCATCATTACCGCATGGATTGCAGCGACCACCAATGACGGCCTGGTCGCCGACGATTACTACAAGCAGGGGCTTGCGGTAAACCAGAGGCTGGCGCGCGACGATGCCGCCGCGGCGATCCAGCTTGAAGCCCGTTTGCGCCTTACCGCCAACAGGATGGATGTCCGTCTGGTTTCGCGCACCGGAGCCCCGCTCCCTTCCAGGCTGCGGATTACGCTGGCGCATCCGACCCGTGGAGGGGAGGATCAGAAATTGATACTGGAGGGCGAGAAGGGCGCCTACTCCGGTGCCATGTCGGCACTCGGTCCTGGGCGCTGGCAGGTGGTGGTCGAGGACGAGGCCAATAACTGGCGTCTCGCCGGCAGCGTTCAGTTGCCGGATTCGCCTGAAACCCTGCTCATGGCAGCCGGTAAAAAATAA